One Malassezia restricta chromosome III, complete sequence DNA segment encodes these proteins:
- a CDS encoding rRNA-processing protein EBP2 translates to MAKSQARRAQRAKDVVPHDLEDEEALHEGEDEAGISQKGLDRLMRALGPDSLGDMDMALLEQLRNEEDEEQDEDEDENDDEDEDDEEEENVENLIDDEAEDDVDEQEEEEEEDDDDEDVEDLIDDEAEEEDADDDEEDEDDDDEDVEDLIDDEAEEEDVDDEEEEDSEGRIDDESKEEEDENSVEIDNKDGKNASSSAPKDSLAASILRSGLVPDEDDDDDEEEEEEEEEENDDEEEEIPLDSLPSSASLSEQALASRHNRIRINNTEAMQRVYEDMRLDGPSTSGKMPWIETMSLVYEHATADEVPDAQNDLDRELSFYRQSLAAAIRGRELVLAAKVSFSRPNDYFAEMVKTDEHMERVRQRLLDESASIKASEDAKRQRELKKYGKKIQTEKLFERQRSKRDMQEKVNALKRKRQTGLDMDDDEFDVQLEEALGERKASQRTQRGPNKKRQYRDEKYGFGGKKRHNKSNTAESTDQVGPSRRKPGQRPKGGKAKRPGKARRAARR, encoded by the coding sequence ATGGCCAAAAGtcaggcacgtcgcgcgcagcgcgctaAAGATGTAGTGCCCCACGACTTggaagatgaagaagcTTTGCACGAAGGCGAGGATGAAGCAGGTATTTCGCAAAAAGGACTGGATCGATTGATGCGTGCTCTTGGTCCAGACAGCCTGGGAGATATGGACATGGCcctcctcgagcagctTCGAAAtgaggaagacgaggagcaggatgaggatgaggacgagaatgatgacgaggatgaagatgacgaggaggaggagaACGTTGAGAACCTCATTGACGATGAAGCAGAAGATGACGTGGACGAGcaggaggaagaggaggaagaagacgacgacgacgaagatgTTGAGGACCTCATTGACGACGAagctgaagaagaagacgcggatgatgacgaggaggatgaagatgacgacgatgaagaTGTTGAGGACCTCATTGACGACGAagctgaagaagaagacgtggacgatgaggaggaggaagacAGCGAGGGCCGCATTGACGATGAGTCgaaagaagaggaagaTGAGAATTCTGTGGAAATCGATAATAAGGATGGGAAGAATGCTTCTTCCTCTGCACCGAAAGATTCTCTTGCCGCGAGTATTCTGCGTAGTGGTCTTGTCCCagacgaggatgacgacgacgacgaagaagaagaagaagaagaagaagaagaaaatgatgatgaagaggaagagATTCCTCTGGACTCGCTTCCCTCGAGTGCCTCATTGTCAGAGCAGGCACTAGCCTCGCGTCATAACCGCATTCGCATTAACAACACCGAagccatgcagcgcgtcTATGAGGACATGAGATTAGATGGCCCCAGCACCTCGGGCAAAATGCCATGGATTGAGACCATGTCACTTGTGTACGAGCACGCAACGGCCGACGAGGTCCCAGATGCCCAGAATGATCTCGATCGCGAACTGTCTTTCTACCGCCAGTCACTCGCGGCGGCTATTCGCGGCCGTGAGCTTGTGCTGGCAGCCAAAGTGTCGTTCAGTCGTCCGAATGACTACTTTGCAGAGATGGTCAAGACGGATGAGCAcatggagcgtgtgcgtcAGCGACTCCTTGATGAATCGGCCAGCATTAAAGCATCCGAGGATGCGAAGCGCCAGCGTGAGCTCAAAAAGTATGGCAAGAAGATCCAGACAGAGAAACTGTTTgagcggcagcgcagcaAGCGCGATATGCAAGAGAAAGTCAATGCACTCAAGCGCAAGCGTCAGACGGGCCTGGAtatggacgacgacgagttTGATGTGCAATTGGAAGAAGCGCTCGGTGAGCGTAAAGCCTCTCAGCGAACACAGCGCGGTCCGAACAAGAAGCGCCAGTATCGCGACGAAAAGTATGGTTTCGGTGGCAAGAAGCGCCACAACAAGTCGAATACGGCAGAAAGCACGGACCAAGTGGGTCCTTCGCGCCGCAAGCCTGGTCAGCGACCGAAGGGCGGCAAAGCCAAGCGACCGGGCAAGGCGAGgcgagcggcacgtcgcTAG
- a CDS encoding RNA polymerase-associated protein LEO1, with product MSDTEMAQAPPREEEDLFGDEASNDGAHASDEDRMDEEKAALEYYEDDASASAPVMEERTAWVNVPQLPMRRTKETLLARLPNFVRYKDRPFDPASWDERDDDADDDAEEVGDKHARSVLRTMSTIRWRWQDAGPSSYTPQSNARIVRWSDGSESLQIGSEFLDVTRHAEPSTQGMPLTYIYVPHPEEGLLEAECAVRTSLTFKPNVHSETHSKIASAIRHQRGMRVVASTDAFSDVDPEREKERIERQLKDAEKRKQRERMKAQRESNDFDGDLDLGTRRHGVRGRASRSHVTEWSDDDEGPAAHAYDYEDEDDGFIVHDEEDGDEPEADDDDVDRADRDIEAHERRRREEHHQEGEHTE from the coding sequence ATGTCGGATACAGAgatggcacaggcgcctcCGCGAGAGGAGGAGGACCTGTTTGGAGACGAGGCATCGAATGACGGTGCACACGCTTCTGACGAAGACCGCATGGATGAAGAAAAGGCCGCGCTGGAGTACTACGAGGACGATGCAtctgcgtcggcgccggTAATGGAGGAGCGGACAGCGTGGGTCAACGTGCCGCAACTCCCGATGCGGCGGACCAAGGAGACACTGCTGGCACGTCTGCCGAATTTTGTGAGATACAAAGACAGGCCCTTTGATCCTGCGTCATGGGACGAgcgcgatgacgacgccgatgacgacgccgaggAAGTGGGCGACAAGCACGCGCGCAGTGTCTTGCGCACCATGTCAACCATACGGTGGCGCTGGCAGGATGCAGGTCCTAGCAGCTATACGCCCCAAAGCAATGCGCGTATCGTCCGTTGGAGCGACGGCAGCGAGTCACTGCAGATCGGCAGCGAGTTCCTTGATGTgacgcggcatgccgagcCAAGCACTCAGGGCATGCCACTTACGTATATCTATGTGCCACACCCCGAGGAAGGCTTGTTGGAGGCTGAGTGTGCCGTGCGCACCTCTCTTACCTTCAAGCCCAACGTCCATTCAGAGACGCACAGCAAAATTGCCAGCGCCATTCGACAccagcgcggcatgcgTGTCGTGGCATCTACCGACGCCTTCAGCGACGTGGATCCTGAGCGTGAGAAAGAGCGCATCGAACGCCAGCTGAAAGACGCGGAGAAGCGCAAGCAACGCGAACGCATGAAGGCGCAGCGTGAGTCGAATGACTTTGATGGCGACTTGGAcctcggcacgcggcgccacggcgTTCGGGGTCGTGCGTCTCGGAGTCATGTCACCGAGTGGTccgatgatgacgagggacctgcagcgcatgcataCGACTAtgaagacgaagacgacggcTTCATTGTACACGATGAAGAGGACGGAGACGAGCCTgaggcggacgacgacgacgtggacCGTGCCGACCGCGATATCGAAGCtcacgagcgccggcgACGAGAAGAGCATCACCAAGAGGGCGAGCATACAGAATAG
- a CDS encoding inverted formin: MADMPAEDTMSGMNERKDCMYDKKMLLELSYSPLVRAPQGMASLEEWYGPWKPYMPASSMSQSRSRDGRKDTQDASFPRRESGRAGHARRGPSEDGTERRSATFKPSGFVPAPGAPRHRGMRRPDDDERGWRRPAHDEQKGSGVPAWMQDDGTQTRPSATSGVESIEAFKAQMREMERQQRGEKPSAPPVPDATEGPEETEAEQASRFARFFDVHRDTKETKHGTSSPAIGSLDLFGMWQNLQSRDADKRPSAPTASSSAVPKADTSAASGPGHARGMAHSQPVSQTHSPLVSPPTQSAAPSVLPPSLPDQGAAPKPSAADMASMQMLMSKLMSARHPSSAPLAEAPPGLGTPPRPAGPPGLSGAAHGPPGLAGRPPAPPPPPPPTGQGGAPMTSMAFLQSLMNTSVRPPPSVPPGMPAPWPPMYGAPSGHGPPGAPPPGLLPRRPPGMAAPPWMQAKDP; encoded by the exons ATGGCTGATATGC CAGCGGAAGATACTATGTCCGGCATGAATGAGCGGAAAGATTGCATGTATGATAAAAAAATGCTGCTTGAGCTCTCATACAGCCCtcttgtgcgtgcgccacaGGGCATGGCGTCGTTGGAGGAATGGTACGGCCCGTGGAAGCCTTATATGCCAGCATCCTCGATGTCGCAGTCTCGATCTCGTGATGGGCGCAAGGATACGCAAGATGCATCATTTCCTCGCCGTGAATCTGGgcgtgctggccatgctcgtCGCGGACCGTCGGAAGACGGCACGgagcggcgctcggcgacgTTCAAGCCCTCCGGCTTTGTGCCTGCGCCCGGTGCGCCACGGCACCGCGGAATGCGGCGAcccgacgacgatgagcgcGGTTGGCGCCGCCCGGCCCACGACGAGCAGAAAGGCTCAGGCGTGCCTGCCTGGATGCAGGACGATGGGACACAGACCAGGCCCTCCGCCACGTCGGGCGTCGAGTCGATTGAGGCATTCAAGGCACAGATGCGTGAGATGGAGCGCCAGCAACGCGGTGAAAAGCcgagtgcgccgcctgtgcctgacgCCACAGAAGGCCCAGAAGAGaccgaggccgagcaggcaAGTCGGTTTGCCCGGTTCTTTGATGTGCATCGAGATACGAAGGAGACCAAGCACGGGACGTCCTCACCTGCGATCGGCTCGCTGGATCTCTTCGGTATGTGGCAGAACTTGCAGAGTCGCGATGCCGACAAGAGACCATCTGCGCCCACGGCATCATCATCCGCCGTCCCCAAGGCTgacacgagcgccgcgtcgggACCAGGTCATGCACGTGGGATGGCTCACTCCCAGCCCGTGTCACAGACACACTCGCCCCTGGTCTCACCGCCCACCCAAAGTGCTGCGCCATCCGTGCTGCCACCGTCGCTACCGGATcaaggcgcggcgcccaagcCCAGCGCGGCAGATATGGCATCTATGCAAATGCTCATGTCCAAGCTGAtgagcgcgcgccatcCCTCATCGGCCCCATTAGCCGAGGCCCCTCCAGGACTCGGCACCCCGCCTCGTCCGGCCGGCCCGCCCGGTCTGAGTGGCGCGGCCCACGGCCCCCCTGGGCTCGCAGGTCggccacctgcgccgccgccgccgccaccgccgacAGGCCAGGGTGGCGCGCCTATGACGTCGATGGCGTTCCTGCAGTCACTTATGAATACGTCTGTGCGTCCGCCGCCCAGTGTGCCGCCGGGCAtgccagcgccgtggccgCCGATGTACGGCGCGCCAAGCGGCCATGGGCCGCCGGGTGCGCCGCCCCCTGGgctgctgccgcggcgACCACCGGGTAtggcggcgccgccgtggaTGCAAGCAAAGGATCCATAA